The genomic interval GACTTTGGGTTTAAAAATACCTACTTTGTTTTTGGTTGTCATAGGATGGATGTTGGAATGTATATGAGAGATAGGGTAAggaaataatgaattaatggaaAATATTGGTTGATTGAGAGTAGATTTAGAAGATGTGTTATGTGTTTGAGAACAATGATGTGGTTTATATAGGATTAGAACAAGATGATGGTTGATGTGTGTTGGAAGGTAAAAGTGTGGGAgagttttcttaaaaatgtTAATCAACTACTTATAGTGGGGGATGAGCTAAATGAGTAGAACCATTGCTATCAGAACTtgtaaagttaaaattatcattgctGTTATTAAAGAATGAGTTTATGACAGGTAATGTAGATAGATGGTATACTTATTGAGGAGAAAATGAATGTGAAGTAGAGGAAATAGTTTGAGTTGAACtgtgaaaaacaaaattaatagaatatgaaaaatgtaagcctataaaaaatgacatgtctcGCTATATACAACTGACCAGAAGGATGTAAGCGCTTATATCCCTTATGTAATGGATtataatcaagaaaaatacaCTTACAAAAGTGAAAGTCAAATTTGTATTTGTTATAATCTCTCAAATAGGGATAACAAGCACAACTAAAGCATTTGAACATATCGTAATCAGGTTTATATttgaagattttctcataTGGAGTTAAAAGGTTTAGAACAACAGAGGGTAGTCTATTGAAAAGATATACAGTTGTATGAAATGCATCccaccaaaatttgaaaagtaattgAGATTGAGCTAATAAAGTAAGTTTCCTCTCAATAATGTGCCTATGTTTCTTCTCaactaatccattttaatgaTGTGTGTATGGACAAGAGTGTATACAAATAATACTGAATtggttcaaaaaattaataaaagaccTTTACTCCCCCATTAGATTATAGTGTCTTAATGGTTATTTGGAACTGATTTTCAACTTGCAATTTAAAGAGCTTAAAGACATCTAAAGCTTCTAATTTAAGTATCAAAGGATAGATCTAAGTATATCTattaaaatcatcaacaaactGAAGTAATAATGATAACTACCTCTAGAAAAGATAGTTGAGGGAGCCCACATGTCTATATGGATAAGTTCTAAAACTTCAGAAGTTCTAATTGGAGTTAATGAGAAATGAAGTTTATGACTCTTGCCCTTTTAACATGCTTTAGAAGTATATTATAATGCAGCTTGTATTTGAGTTCCAGACAAATGATCAGACTTAACTTTAAGAATATGATTTAGAATATTGCGATGCCTAATTCtgttataaaacaaaatcattttattcactgacgttttacaaaaaaaaaagaaaaagaaaatgattaataccaagacttcaaatcaatattatgaacataagtaatagaattaaaatgaCAACAAGACAACATTGACAATGGTTTATTAGAAATGatttaagagagaaaagattATGGTGATGACTTATAGGATGAAGATGGTTTCAGTAACAACTTATATAGTCCTTTCTTAGTAAGTCCTCGCAGCAGTACTTGCCCCTTCAGAGAAACCTTCACATAATAGATGTTCCCAAGAAATTCAATagacaaattattattagaggtaagtttagaaatatttagtaaatttttttgtaataaaaagtACAAGTAAAATATCTTTTAGTGTCATACGTGGGTGTTTATGTTGAACATATGAgcttctaaaaataaaaacatacatTCACTAATTTGAGTTATTGACAAACCTTAGCTATTCCCAATGATAAGTTCGTTTGATCCATTGAACTCCTCTTTGACATTCATGTTAGCCATGTTATTGGTTAAATGATGAGTTGCTATATTGTTGAGGTACCAACCCTCATCAGtagatatttcaagtttagcAAGATAAGCAACTTCAGGTGTAGAAAGATTGTTAGTTGTGTGGCATGGCATGGAATTCATATTAGATAACTGATAACTagaataattcataatataagAGTCATTAAAATATGGTGCAAATATAACATATCATGCAAATGGCTCAAAACTAATTATATATGTGGATTcagatcttcttcttctactaAAGTGCCTTGATTGAAGGGCATAATTCTTAATGTACCTATGCCAGCAATCATCAGTTGTATGACCAATTTTGTAACATATTTGACAAATTGGAATAATCTCATTAGATCTATCTGCATTAGTCATCGAGTTTCACCATGGGACATATTAAATGGAGATCTAGCATGTGATCATGGTTTGTGAAATTGCATCTATAATGAGTGGCCTTTGCTAAAACTGTTACTACTAGTCGGGAAACCTCTGGGATATGCATTAAAGAACATTCCTCTTCCAACATTATGATTCCCATTTCCAAAATGAAGATGTCTTTGATATCTACCAAATCCAAAGCCTCATCTTCTACTGTTACTTCTAGCTTGAGAATAGTTAAAGAGCATCATTCCACAATTGGCAGTAAACAATGAATTAGCACTCTGATTTTGCTCCAATCTAGCCTCATGTGTCAAAAGCAATGATATGCATatgaaattctagttatgcaacccaagaggggggtgaattgggatattaaaaattattcaattctaaaacaaaactcaatgcaaatccaaaactaatttaaagcaataataaataaatcaatcacaatataaaaatataagggaagagagagcaaacacaatgatttttacgtggttcagcaaCCCCTGCCTACGTccatgcctccaagctcaccgggcttgaggactagcctcccaaggcttcaaacgcttacaattgacttccaatgtgtcaatggacctttacaacaagagattatccccaatctcttaacccaagcgtatcccaacacttacaacctctcaaggataaatattacaaatgaattttctctcacacaatgtgtttgattacaaatgaatgcTCGATGTgtgaattaaagaaacaaaaacaagttcAAAGCTCAATAATAGTTTTATGCTCAATAgcaagctcaatgataactcTTGGATCTCTCattgtttgaattggattgagcttatttatagttagcGCTGAAAACTAGTCGTTATTGACTTTTTGCTCACTGTCGAATCGCCGTtaactagatgtcggatcgctgtttgactggtcaatatgaccgttgggctagattttcaaattgttagaTCGTTGTtatctagatgtcggatcgccgttagtgGCCAGAGGCTACTCTTTAATTCTGTTTGATATCAGCGAGCCGTTTATCaaaattgtcggatcgccgtttaggtccagaggctaatcttcaattctatTAGATGTCGGCGAGCCGTTATCAATATGTTGGATCGCCGTTttctacagtaactgctacagtgactGCTACAGTAaactattttgtaaaataacagtttgatcccaaaactttatataattGTACCATGACCCAAAACGTTATACATTTAGCAAATaaatccaatttcagaatttctaaataatgcttatttttcctaaaattttctgaaattatgatatagctCAAAATGCTATgaatacttttcaaataaatacttttcaagcattacttgttgatttcaaagttttcaaaactctttcaattaaaccataaacttgaaaaacaaataatttcataaaatcatttttccattaaatataaaacctttaaaatgtgaaaataatgatttatttaaaatgtataaaaataatttgagcttctAAAAACtgaatcattcttaattttgtttgttatcatcaaaatcaacattatgaatACATAAATGTTAACAGCATCATCACATAACATTTTATTAGCAGTAATGATAGAAGCAAGATCTAAATAATTAGGTCCCAATCCATTGAAGACTTGCATTAATAAATCTCTCTCTAATCAGGGCTACTAGCACATGCATGTTTGTCAGCAAGAATCTTAACCTTCAAGAAATATTCTTGAACACACATAGAGTCATTTCTAAGCACATTCATCTCATATCAAAGCTGAATTATCTTAGCTTCATATTAAGctccaaactattttttaatagattttcataCATCATATGAATTTCACAACTAAGAACTGAACTCAAAATACCTTCATTAACATAGGACAAAAGCTAATTGAGAAGAGTTTGATCTTGAGCTCGCCAATTGATGTAAGCtggattattaattttctgcaTCAATCCATCAACTGTTGTTTGTGAGATATAATGTCTGGTATAATTTGATCCCCGATATGAAATCTTAAAGTCTATTTTCTCTTATTAAAGCAAGAACTTGTTTCTTCCAAAGCAAGAAATTAGATCAATCAAGCTTAACTGGAGAGCTGAATGAAAAGGAAATCTATGAAGTTTGATTCATGAATATTGAATTTGGACTTTATGTTGTTCTACTTGAACTAGCCATGATTATGGCTTTGatacaaagaaagaaatcaaCATAAAGTTGTTTGGTTGctgagaaaatatctcaaaacatTCTAGAATTCTTATTACTGAGCTCATTACAAAATGTTCAATTACATTCAATTTATATACTCTGCTTAAGCAGTACAATAGTAACTAATTCATAACTAAGTAAAGTGATTAACACGAGCTAAGTATGCACACAGTGtttgtaattgattttaaCAACTTAGGATGAGCTAGTAGGTACGTTGTCACTTTGCTTGCTATCACGTGCTTGTTACACTTTCTCAGCTTAAGCTTCCCTTTCTTCTTCTATGTACAATGAGCTTCCTTAACatacaataaaacaaacaattatcAGGCAATCATTCTATAATCACACCAAAATGACAATTTTGCAGTCTTCAAAACTCTTTAATTGagcatatatttaattttctaatttagcTACTTGTAATGTCTATATAAGCTGAATTGTTCAATTATTACTCAAGTGAaatacaaatttcttttcttaatcgAACATGGTATAAAGgtcttattttcaaaataatatttccaTCATCTTTGATATCAAAGATTTCATTTAACTCTCACAACTTTTATCATGTCGTTTACTATTAATTTAACCATTAAAACTCTCCTTATATAGTTTTGCTTTTCCTGGAGGTTAGTTCCCCATATTCTATCATAAacacttataaaataaaaataaaactaaagaTGACAAAAATTCCCAAGGGAGTTGGTCCTCAAGGATTCTTCCCATATGGAGAGGAGATGGATAGAAGTTAAtacttaatttcttatttgggAAGGAATGAAGATaatgtatgtatataaataaaataacgatcttaatatttataaaataatatagaaaGAGATAATTTGAAGGGTAAGGCTATTTGCACTTAaaaatatgcttttaaagtatGCTTTGAATACTCAtgttttaattacaaaattattacaaatattcCCCTAATGAAATTTACAATTAAGAACAATTAAATGTaagtgaataaataatattatttggaaCACTTAGTTTACTATACATCCATCTAACGCAAAATCATCTTTCTCTAAACCCAAAATTTCTTCCTCAATATGACTTTTAtgaaggataattttggaattTACAAGAATGCGTatggtaaaaattattttaaaaaaaaaaatgaatgtaataaaaagtgctcaaattatattttcgaGTGCAGATACCCTCACtctaatataaaaacttaataaagttTGTCAATGCATCAATTCCATACAGAAATAAAACTTTGTTTTGTTGTAATATTGACTATATTAACTTAGTTTGATATgaatgttttaatttaaaataatttattttgataattttgtgttgataatataatttatacttttattgtAATATGATTATATCAAattcagaaaataaaattgtcagTTTTTTCTGAAAATGGGTGCCCTCAAGAACCCGTCTCTCTTCCCCTCAAGTAATTATAATGGGATAGGAAGCGTACAGGGACTTAAGCAAAATGTTGGGGACCGGTATAGTCCCCTTTGCCatccttaaaaaaaacttgaaatagaaatcattctttatttatttatttaaattggaGGGGTGGATAAAGTTCAAACAAGTTTTTTAATAACCTATCTTTTTTAGAAACTTAATCGGGACGACCAGTCAAATAAAACTGTTTGAGGACCACTCAActatgaaatgaaaattaaattaataaacaaattatgaTCTATCGGAGAGGGATGACGCTAACATCATCCAAAACAGGTCCGCACACATGCCAATAATCATGCAGCCTGGTGTGATAATATGCACTATAAAAAGTAATCCTTGTCCTGGAAGATATAGCCTGGAATATGAGACTTGCTTTCTTGAATCCTCCTTTTCCAACAGAATCATAAGGAGCTTTTACGGTTTCATTGGCAGCGAATGCTACGATAACCATCGAGCCATGGCAAGCGTTCTTGGCGTCTCCAATGGTGAATGTAAGCTTGTAAAACTTGTTAGGAATTGTTCGGATGATTTGTGCAATGGCACTTTCTCTTCCTGCAACAATCTCAATGGCTGAGAATCCTGAGGGGACAAAGAAGTGCTTCTTGTCAATGTATTTTACGGGCTTCAGGGATTCGATGATCCATCCTGGGAGTGGTGAAATTAGATCTTGTAACTTAGGAGGCAGGAGGACACCAGTTGAGAAGTTCTTGAATGTGTGAGGTCCAATTTCAAAGCCTCCGTTTTTCACTTGGTTACCTGCGCATGCATATGGACACAGATATTTTAGTATACATGAATTtgctacacacacacacatataaaatttaattatagcacaaaaaaaaaaaaatcaacatatcTTTACcgtattcttatattttaagacattgattattttgaaaaatcctctatcttaagtttttatttttagcaaATACTGATTGGTtatactaaaaagaaaaaagaaaataataattaaattaacacgAGCATTCATAGGTTTTAATGTATAATTTGCATTAAGATGTTGAAGAGTGTTTAGATCCGGAGATGACCATTGTCTAATAATAAAGGAacacaaaatatatgtttaagaGTAGgtaatattattctttaaacTAAACCAATGAGCATGTAACagaagatttttaaaaaattagagaacTAATAGAAAAATCATGTATCCTTAagtaaaattacattaaatacAATTTGGCGGTTGGTTATAGttacttaaaaaagaaaaaataattgaataaaacataaacataCATAAATTTTAACGTATATAACGCACATTAAAATGCTAAGGAAAGTTTAAATCGGGAGAGTATCATTATTacccaatgaattaataaagGACCAagaaatataagaataatcaaaatcataCTTTGCACTAAGACCAATATACACGTGacacaaaatttttagaaGTAGCCAATGAGCGATCCTAATTCATGAAGAAACTCACCTTTGGTATATTTTAGAGGCAGCATCTCTTTGATGGCAACAGCGTCCAAGAGAGGCCCACAAGTGGGATCCTCCTGAATACCTGGATTATGAAACATCACCTTGACAACATCAGAAGTTGCCTTGAAAGCCCATGCATAAGTGTCACCTCCACTGCTACTATATAGTGTCTGAATTGGAAGGTCACTCGACTGACCAGGAACCGAGACTCTAAGCATTTCATCCTGAGCACAAGTCCTAGTGGTTCCAAAAGTGAGGGAGTAGATTGAGCCTCGCTTCACCCTCACGTTCTGAGAAATGGAAGCCTCATTGCCTAGCCTCACTGCATGAACACCGCGAGGGACAGCAAAATAGAAGCCGCCGGGCTGCGGCCCGCCTGAGATGTACTCCACCAAACCGCTGATTTCCCATTTGGGAAGTGAATACTTTCCGATTATCACTGTTTTATTGAGGTTTGATTTTTTCGGTGAGAGTTCAAAGTTTCCATTTGGCAGAAGTGCTgcagataaaaataaacattagaCCAAAATTTTATGTACATCAGAGACATATCTTCGGTGGAATAATAAGTCACTGatattatgtgttttttttttaaattaagattgTACCACATAAATAATGGatatttctttcttgaatTAGAAGAACAACATTAATCTGACTAAAATGGCTAAAATTGCATGGCAAGACACATCGAGCGCTcgaacaattaaaaaaactcaGTATAAGATTATTGAATTCCCATTAACTtaacttatattaaaaaattagtttaatagtTGAGGGTTACCCCACACTTAAATAGTTAGCTAAATAACTATTTTCAGCTGATGTAACATAATATCCTCAAAGTAAGAGAGGGAGCCAAATAAGCAACCCATCCGgctgttttttattttattttttcaataatggCACACatgtcatattatttttacttccaTGTACAACGGTAGCTTAATTagcaaattaaaacataatcaAATTTGTTACAGGGTTTTTTATGTgctacaaaatgaaaataaacaagCAAAAAGTAAGGATCCGACAAATGCTTACTGTCAAGATATCGAGGAGGATGAATAACTCGAGTGGTAGCAGAGCCACCATTGCTTAGAGCTGAGAAAACGAGTGCAAAGCAAAGAGAGTGAAACCAAGCCATTTTTCTATGATGAAGAAGCAAGTAGACTGAATAGGATATTTATAGAATGAGTTAGTTCAACAAGATCAGTACgcaaataatgatttttatattgaatttgaagacaaaagcaaaggaagaaaaagaagaaaaagaaaaccacGTTATAGGGCCACCGAATTAGCCGCGAGAAGTGTCCCTTTGTCCAAGCATTTCCCAAATCTCAAGTCTTGTATTTTCACacaaatttcttcattaatgCGTTGGAGCCCCACATGAAGTTTCATTACTGGTTGCCGGTTGCCGTGATTTGCTCCTACTTTGAATTCTATCAGCTAACATTTTGAAGTACATATAAAGTACAAATTCTATTTCATATTACAGAGGCACATGCTGCCGATAATAGCAGAACAATACTTTACAATCTTTCACATTAAcagataatatatttaatcGTTCTCATAATAAATCCAAGAAGTACACGTCCGTCCAGAAGGTTGACTTTGATTGATATGGCATGTGATGTGCTAAATCATATGAAGTTTTCTTGATATTGAATTATCATGGAAATGGTACATGGTTTATTGGGGATGGTGGACATACTTTCGTTGAAATTGATGAGGAGACGTAAAAGAGGCtattattaatgtaatttatagaTCTTCAACAGATTAGATCGACTTCATTTAGTGTTTGCATTTAAAGTAACAGacaatgaaattaatgattaGAAATTTAATATGATTGCAGATGGCAGCCAATCCACAGATTTAGAGTGATTTTACATGTTCTTGTTCATTCTTTATTTCGAGTACATAAAGCCTTCGAGAAATGCTGGAGTGTAGACTGCGGcacatttttcctttattgtTATAATCTACAGAAATTTATTGGGatttcatgttttatttaaGATTGGTTAAAAAATATACTGCCGCTAACAACATTTGAAGATAAATATACCTTCATTTTGAGAGAATGAGATATGAGCCATCCGGCCTGACTGTgacacttaaataaataattatgtagaagtgattaaataaaatgattagcAATTCTTTGTGAACAGATTATGTACaggcatataattttttttctactaCTTCATAACTTCATAATTTCTTGTTAAATGCCGTAAATTTAACTTTGTCGATGGGAAGAGAGCAATTACTCAGGCCTCAAATGATAATTCCACCCTGAGTCAAGCTACCAGATCAATCCCTTGCATTTGGCTTCCAAGAATGCTCTTTATTTACGTTGGAAAAGATACCTGGCAGTCGTCATGATTTTACGAGACCAAATCCGGTGAAATGGCCCACAATTTGAGCTGTATAATCTCGGCAATTGAATGTGAATTCTCCGATTTGTAAGCTTGGTAAAAACGTGGCAATTAAAAAATGGTTTATTGTCACTCTCATCAATTAAATGGCCATGTGAAAATGTCGAGCAATTTTGTTGGTGCTTGGCTTGAATGTGCTTAAGGAATCGTTGGTCGCCTGTTGTTTCGATAAGCCACAAAAGATTTTCCActttatcattattcaatcCAATAATTGAACAGcttcaaacaaaataaaactcatgGTGACTGCTCTGTAGTATGCTAACAATTGCTtagtaccttttttttttaaaaaaaaaaggtggttTCAAAATCTCAACAGAAAAAACGTGAA from Citrus sinensis cultivar Valencia sweet orange chromosome 9, DVS_A1.0, whole genome shotgun sequence carries:
- the LOC102629059 gene encoding protein DUF642 L-GALACTONO-1,4-LACTONE-RESPONSIVE GENE 2 encodes the protein MAWFHSLCFALVFSALSNGGSATTRVIHPPRYLDTLLPNGNFELSPKKSNLNKTVIIGKYSLPKWEISGLVEYISGGPQPGGFYFAVPRGVHAVRLGNEASISQNVRVKRGSIYSLTFGTTRTCAQDEMLRVSVPGQSSDLPIQTLYSSSGGDTYAWAFKATSDVVKVMFHNPGIQEDPTCGPLLDAVAIKEMLPLKYTKGNQVKNGGFEIGPHTFKNFSTGVLLPPKLQDLISPLPGWIIESLKPVKYIDKKHFFVPSGFSAIEIVAGRESAIAQIIRTIPNKFYKLTFTIGDAKNACHGSMVIVAFAANETVKAPYDSVGKGGFKKASLIFQAISSRTRITFYSAYYHTRLHDYWHVCGPVLDDVSVIPLR